A region from the Synergistes jonesii genome encodes:
- a CDS encoding B12-binding domain-containing radical SAM protein, translated as MNGPLKKRRGAPEKIDARTLLSLRGLKILGVNPPVRDFAFMDLWSKPLGLLYILQALRADNEVSLLDCVAFAAEGEKSYGRAKIKKREIDKPEVYRGIPRRFNHFGLTKSEIMSYCTARDEPDVILVTSAMTYWYTGVKWIIETLGEIFPDAPVVLGGIYASLMPEHAALLGADYISCDRGEPPAPYPAMDLYGAPRYGVAMTSFGCPFSCKYCASNVLWPRYFRRPIGGVLREIDYQAKLGARDFAFYDDALLLGRDEFFYPLCRELRARYGGELRLHAPNGLHVRQIDAECANILFETGFKTIRLSLESIDPKVAHDGSSKVARDEYAAAVKNLLAAGYGAKECETYILLGLPGQDVESVKETIRFVRGCGGAPKLAEFSPIPGTPYFEEAARALPELRTEPLLQNNSVYCSYFSKSVTPELLQQLKDIARGR; from the coding sequence ATGAACGGTCCTCTAAAAAAACGGCGCGGGGCGCCGGAAAAAATCGACGCGCGGACCCTGCTCTCTCTGCGCGGGCTGAAGATTCTCGGCGTCAACCCTCCGGTGCGCGATTTCGCTTTTATGGACCTCTGGTCGAAGCCGCTGGGGCTCTTATACATCCTGCAAGCCCTGCGCGCCGATAACGAAGTGTCGCTGCTCGACTGCGTCGCCTTCGCCGCCGAAGGAGAAAAGAGTTACGGGCGCGCAAAGATAAAAAAGAGGGAGATAGATAAGCCCGAAGTCTACCGGGGCATTCCGCGCCGTTTCAATCATTTTGGCCTGACCAAAAGTGAAATAATGAGCTATTGCACGGCGCGCGACGAGCCCGACGTCATTCTCGTCACCTCCGCAATGACTTATTGGTACACGGGCGTGAAGTGGATCATCGAGACGCTCGGCGAAATTTTTCCGGACGCGCCAGTCGTTCTCGGAGGAATTTACGCAAGCCTGATGCCGGAGCACGCCGCGCTGCTCGGCGCGGATTATATCTCCTGCGACAGAGGCGAGCCGCCGGCGCCCTATCCGGCCATGGATCTGTACGGCGCGCCGCGCTACGGCGTCGCGATGACCTCCTTCGGCTGCCCCTTCTCGTGCAAATACTGCGCGTCAAACGTTTTATGGCCGCGATATTTCCGACGGCCCATCGGCGGCGTGCTGCGCGAGATAGATTATCAGGCGAAGCTCGGCGCGCGCGACTTCGCCTTTTACGACGACGCGCTGCTGCTCGGCAGGGATGAGTTCTTTTATCCGCTCTGCCGCGAGCTGCGCGCACGCTACGGCGGAGAGCTGCGGCTCCACGCGCCGAACGGGCTGCACGTCAGGCAGATAGACGCGGAGTGCGCGAATATTTTGTTTGAGACGGGCTTCAAAACGATCAGGCTGTCGCTTGAGAGCATCGACCCCAAAGTGGCGCACGACGGCTCTTCGAAGGTCGCGCGCGACGAATACGCCGCGGCCGTGAAGAATCTTCTCGCAGCCGGCTACGGCGCGAAGGAGTGTGAGACGTACATACTGCTCGGCCTTCCCGGGCAGGACGTCGAGTCGGTGAAGGAGACTATCCGCTTCGTGCGCGGCTGCGGCGGCGCGCCGAAGCTCGCGGAGTTCTCGCCGATTCCCGGCACGCCCTATTTTGAGGAGGCGGCGCGCGCTCTTCCCGAACTGAGGACGGAGCCCCTTCTTCAGAACAACTCGGTTTACTGTTCGTATTTTTCGAAGAGCGTAACGCCGGAGCTTCTGCAGCAGCTCAAGGACATAGCAAGGGGCCGCTGA
- a CDS encoding FadR/GntR family transcriptional regulator — protein sequence MMEAPVSKGTRIYEKVVEKLKGEIAAGNILPGDPLPSERQLMETFGVSRSSLREAFRVMELLGLIESIPGKGRFVRHPRAISENKNTIQLEDSAILELMEARRILDPAIIAESAMRATPSDLTRILRNITSTERSLASPDERAQADFDFHLLIAEATHNFVFINLTRMNFDLILATHERIYNLLDDKDAFLNEHKEMYDAILDHNVEKAREAASRHIDRIYRTLHRGIAAGE from the coding sequence ATGATGGAAGCGCCTGTTTCGAAAGGAACGCGAATCTACGAAAAGGTTGTTGAAAAACTGAAGGGCGAAATAGCCGCGGGCAATATTCTCCCGGGCGACCCGCTCCCGTCCGAACGCCAGCTCATGGAGACCTTCGGAGTGAGCCGCAGTTCGCTGAGAGAAGCCTTCCGCGTGATGGAGCTGCTGGGCCTCATCGAATCTATCCCCGGCAAGGGGCGCTTCGTGCGCCACCCGCGCGCGATATCTGAGAACAAAAACACCATACAGCTTGAAGACTCCGCGATATTGGAGCTTATGGAGGCGCGCCGCATACTCGACCCCGCGATCATCGCGGAAAGCGCGATGCGCGCGACGCCGTCGGATCTGACGCGCATCCTCCGCAACATCACGTCGACCGAGCGCTCTCTTGCGAGCCCGGACGAACGCGCGCAGGCGGATTTCGATTTTCATCTGCTGATCGCCGAAGCGACGCATAATTTCGTATTCATAAACCTCACGAGGATGAATTTCGATCTGATTCTCGCGACTCACGAGCGCATTTACAATCTTCTCGACGATAAAGACGCGTTTTTAAACGAACACAAAGAGATGTACGACGCGATACTCGACCATAACGTGGAAAAGGCGCGCGAAGCCGCCTCGCGCCATATAGACAGGATTTACCGCACGCTGCACAGAGGCATAGCGGCGGGCGAATAA
- a CDS encoding metal-dependent hydrolase family protein — MTLKLFYNAQIFDCTGGEPIDNGWLVVEEGMIREVGIGPVPSFADVEKFDCHGMTLMPGLIDAHIHLSLFDNDLGTQHRRDYPAMHYVKALGVLKDTLDQGFTTARDAGGADAGFRVAVERGLVPGPRLTVCGKSLTMTGGHADMRYSTEISAPAISPFSAVVADGVAEVQKAAREQLRQGVDHLKVMAGGGCASQADEPDTTQYTIEELSSVVHEASAANKKVLAHCYSNASMRLCADAGIYSIEHGNYLNAETAKYLKGKGCWLVPTLTTYFYMSEHGEELGIPPYFLRKMKEVRETALQAVRCAADAGLDIGSGSDVVGDGQYHKNMEISLKARVMGVQAAIISATRENARLMKLEKKIGTLEVGKEADIILVAGNPLKNPEAFENRENIKLIIQRGLIRKNIL; from the coding sequence ATGACATTGAAACTGTTTTACAACGCTCAGATCTTTGATTGTACGGGAGGCGAGCCTATAGATAACGGCTGGCTTGTCGTAGAAGAAGGGATGATAAGGGAGGTCGGCATCGGCCCGGTTCCGTCGTTTGCGGATGTGGAAAAATTTGACTGCCATGGGATGACGCTGATGCCAGGCCTGATTGATGCCCACATCCACCTCAGTCTGTTCGACAACGATCTCGGCACGCAGCACAGGAGAGATTATCCTGCAATGCACTATGTTAAGGCGCTTGGAGTGCTGAAAGATACGCTTGACCAAGGCTTTACAACGGCACGTGATGCAGGCGGGGCCGATGCCGGTTTCCGTGTCGCTGTTGAGCGAGGGCTTGTGCCGGGGCCGAGGCTGACTGTATGTGGAAAGTCGCTCACCATGACCGGCGGACATGCGGACATGCGCTATTCGACGGAAATTTCGGCGCCCGCAATATCGCCCTTTTCGGCTGTAGTCGCCGATGGCGTTGCCGAGGTTCAGAAGGCCGCACGCGAACAGCTTCGCCAGGGCGTGGATCATCTGAAGGTCATGGCGGGCGGCGGCTGTGCCAGCCAGGCCGATGAGCCCGATACGACGCAGTACACTATAGAAGAGTTGAGTTCCGTTGTTCATGAGGCGTCTGCCGCGAATAAGAAGGTCCTTGCTCACTGCTATTCAAACGCGAGCATGAGGCTCTGCGCGGACGCAGGTATTTACAGTATAGAGCATGGCAATTACTTGAATGCGGAGACTGCGAAATATCTGAAGGGAAAAGGCTGTTGGCTTGTACCCACGTTGACGACGTATTTCTATATGAGCGAGCATGGTGAGGAGTTGGGCATCCCCCCTTACTTTCTTCGCAAGATGAAAGAAGTGCGCGAGACGGCGCTTCAAGCGGTGCGCTGTGCAGCTGACGCCGGGCTTGATATAGGCTCCGGTTCTGACGTGGTCGGCGACGGACAGTACCACAAGAATATGGAGATAAGCCTGAAAGCGAGAGTTATGGGCGTCCAGGCTGCAATAATTTCCGCAACGAGGGAAAATGCGCGGCTCATGAAACTGGAGAAAAAAATCGGCACACTAGAAGTCGGTAAGGAAGCGGATATAATCCTCGTCGCAGGCAACCCGTTAAAAAATCCCGAAGCCTTTGAAAACAGGGAAAATATCAAGCTCATAATCCAAAGGGGTTTGATTCGTAAAAATATTTTGTGA
- a CDS encoding HD domain-containing protein, with translation MEKKIREMFPEIEWIKDKELQAKVVASYVDALKTGGWEPEDMDKIPFTLLIPDCPFSYLEHVRGVTRVAKRAMDEFNAIYAEKDAKFTIDNDLLIAGALLHDVGKLVEYVRNAAGETVKSPMGKNLRHPFSGTVIAMRNGCSDAIGHIIANHAKEGDGTLRSPEGVIVNKADFINFESVKSFLGLK, from the coding sequence ATGGAGAAGAAAATCAGAGAGATGTTCCCGGAGATCGAATGGATCAAGGACAAGGAGCTTCAGGCGAAGGTAGTCGCCTCGTACGTCGACGCGCTCAAGACAGGGGGTTGGGAGCCGGAAGACATGGACAAGATCCCTTTCACGCTCCTTATTCCGGACTGCCCGTTCTCGTATCTTGAACACGTGCGCGGCGTAACGCGCGTGGCGAAGCGCGCAATGGATGAATTCAACGCTATCTACGCCGAGAAGGACGCTAAATTCACGATCGACAACGACCTGCTGATAGCGGGCGCGCTGCTCCACGACGTAGGCAAGCTCGTCGAATACGTGAGAAACGCCGCCGGAGAAACGGTAAAATCGCCGATGGGCAAGAATCTCCGCCACCCCTTCTCGGGCACGGTGATCGCGATGCGCAACGGCTGTTCCGACGCTATCGGCCACATAATCGCGAACCACGCAAAGGAAGGCGACGGCACTCTGCGCAGTCCAGAGGGAGTCATTGTAAACAAGGCCGACTTCATCAATTTTGAATCTGTGAAGTCCTTCCTTGGATTGAAGTAG
- a CDS encoding 3-isopropylmalate dehydratase large subunit: protein MGKTSIMKIMEKACGHPVKEGDRVWCNIDWATCRDFGGANVVLQFEKEMGKEAKVWDPNKLAFTFDLQAPAHSEKVAANQKIIREFCKKQGVTHLFDINNGIGQHVMLEAGMIKPGDVVLGTDSHMNLLGSIGAFATGVGNSDIAASYIAGTNWFRVPETMKIEVTGKFKKGVCMRDLLTHIVGDLGAGGMDFLAVEFTGETIENASLDERITLCSMVTEMSGKVPLIMPNGEVLKWLVERAGPEVAKLAEELKADPDAEYCKVIHYDVTDLEPLASCPDAPDNVKPVREIAGTVVDQVHIGSCSNGRYEDLKAAHEVLMAGGGKVSPKVRTIITPSTTEIQLRCIKEGMAEDFLKAGIVFTNPTCSLCTAEHYGAMPSGDVGCSTTNRNFIGKVGKGSHTYLMSPMTAMATAVKGCITDPRDILK from the coding sequence ATGGGCAAGACATCGATAATGAAAATAATGGAGAAGGCCTGCGGCCATCCGGTCAAAGAGGGCGACCGTGTCTGGTGCAACATCGACTGGGCGACCTGCCGCGACTTCGGGGGGGCCAACGTAGTTCTCCAGTTTGAAAAGGAGATGGGCAAGGAGGCTAAGGTATGGGATCCAAACAAACTCGCTTTCACGTTTGACCTACAGGCTCCCGCGCATTCTGAGAAGGTAGCCGCGAACCAGAAAATAATCCGTGAATTCTGTAAAAAACAGGGAGTAACGCATCTTTTTGACATCAACAACGGGATCGGACAGCATGTAATGCTTGAAGCAGGCATGATAAAGCCCGGCGACGTCGTGCTCGGAACGGACAGCCACATGAACCTCCTCGGTTCGATAGGTGCGTTCGCGACCGGCGTCGGCAACTCCGACATCGCCGCTTCCTATATTGCTGGAACGAACTGGTTCCGTGTCCCTGAGACAATGAAGATCGAGGTAACCGGAAAATTCAAAAAGGGCGTCTGCATGAGGGACCTCCTGACACATATCGTAGGCGATCTCGGTGCCGGCGGCATGGATTTTCTCGCCGTCGAATTCACCGGTGAGACGATCGAAAACGCCTCGCTCGACGAACGCATTACACTCTGCTCGATGGTCACAGAAATGAGCGGCAAGGTCCCTCTCATAATGCCTAACGGCGAGGTTCTCAAATGGCTCGTTGAGCGCGCCGGACCGGAAGTCGCGAAGCTGGCCGAAGAGCTGAAGGCCGATCCCGACGCCGAATACTGCAAGGTGATCCACTACGACGTGACGGATCTTGAGCCGCTCGCCTCCTGCCCGGACGCTCCAGACAACGTGAAGCCGGTGCGCGAGATTGCGGGAACTGTCGTCGACCAGGTCCATATAGGCTCCTGTTCGAACGGTCGTTATGAAGATCTCAAGGCGGCGCACGAGGTGCTGATGGCTGGCGGCGGCAAGGTCAGCCCGAAGGTCCGCACGATTATCACTCCCTCGACTACCGAGATACAGCTCCGCTGCATAAAAGAGGGGATGGCCGAGGATTTCCTCAAGGCTGGGATCGTATTTACGAACCCGACCTGCTCGCTCTGTACCGCGGAGCATTATGGCGCAATGCCGTCCGGCGACGTAGGTTGTTCGACGACGAACCGTAATTTCATAGGCAAGGTCGGAAAAGGCAGCCACACCTACCTGATGAGTCCTATGACCGCGATGGCGACGGCCGTCAAGGGATGCATCACAGATCCGAGAGACATATTGAAGTAG
- a CDS encoding 3-isopropylmalate dehydratase large subunit has translation MGKTFAEKVLGKAAGYEVTANQVVTVEPDFCMSHDNGAPIARTFKKIGVKNVKYPERICLILDHAVPAPTSDHAVNHKEVREFVAAQGIPNFYDVKSEGGVCHQKMCEEGFALPGLVMVGSDSHTCTYGAYGAFSTGIGRSEMAAVWATGKLWFKVPESMKVVVTGKFKPGVSAKDFILKFIGDVRADGADYMSVEFHGEGIENMSIAERMTLCNMGIEFGAKNAVCKPDKKLLDLLKERGNAKSDKWEAIWADEDAVYAKEFHYDLGDITPGVAKPHKVDNYAPIEEVKGTKIHEAFLGSCTNGRIEDLRLAAQVLKGKKVAVRTVVIPASWIVYRQAMKEGLLDIFLDAGCVICNPGCGPCMGNHEGILAPGESAISTANRNFKGRMGDKESFIYLASPMTVAASAIKGEISDPRNR, from the coding sequence ATGGGCAAGACATTTGCTGAAAAGGTTCTCGGTAAGGCGGCCGGATACGAAGTCACGGCGAACCAGGTCGTAACGGTGGAACCGGATTTCTGCATGAGCCACGACAACGGCGCCCCTATAGCCAGGACGTTCAAAAAGATCGGCGTCAAAAACGTAAAATATCCCGAGCGCATCTGCCTGATACTCGACCACGCGGTGCCCGCTCCGACGAGCGACCACGCCGTGAACCACAAGGAAGTCCGCGAATTCGTCGCGGCGCAGGGGATACCCAACTTCTACGACGTCAAGAGCGAAGGCGGCGTCTGTCACCAAAAGATGTGCGAAGAGGGCTTCGCCCTCCCCGGCCTCGTAATGGTCGGCAGCGACAGCCACACATGCACCTACGGCGCATACGGCGCATTCTCGACGGGCATCGGCCGCTCCGAGATGGCGGCGGTCTGGGCCACGGGGAAGCTCTGGTTCAAAGTTCCAGAGAGCATGAAGGTCGTAGTTACCGGGAAGTTCAAGCCCGGCGTCTCCGCTAAGGACTTCATCCTTAAGTTCATCGGCGACGTCAGGGCCGACGGCGCCGACTACATGAGCGTCGAATTCCACGGCGAAGGCATCGAGAACATGAGCATAGCCGAGCGTATGACGCTCTGCAACATGGGTATCGAGTTCGGCGCGAAGAACGCCGTCTGCAAGCCGGACAAAAAGCTGCTTGACCTGCTCAAAGAGCGCGGCAACGCGAAGAGCGACAAATGGGAGGCCATCTGGGCCGACGAAGACGCCGTTTACGCGAAGGAATTCCACTACGACTTAGGCGACATCACGCCGGGAGTCGCCAAGCCGCACAAGGTCGACAACTACGCTCCGATCGAAGAGGTCAAGGGCACGAAGATCCACGAAGCCTTCCTCGGCTCCTGCACCAACGGCCGCATCGAAGACCTGCGTCTGGCAGCTCAGGTTCTCAAAGGAAAGAAAGTCGCGGTACGCACGGTAGTGATACCCGCTTCCTGGATAGTATATCGTCAGGCCATGAAGGAAGGGCTTCTTGACATCTTCCTTGATGCCGGCTGCGTTATATGCAACCCGGGCTGCGGCCCCTGCATGGGCAACCACGAGGGCATCTTGGCCCCCGGCGAATCCGCGATCAGCACGGCCAACAGAAACTTCAAGGGGCGCATGGGCGACAAGGAGAGCTTCATCTACCTCGCAAGCCCGATGACGGTGGCGGCGTCGGCGATCAAAGGCGAAATTTCCGACCCGAGGAATCGCTAA
- a CDS encoding LeuD/DmdB family oxidoreductase small subunit, translating into MSEILKGRAWVFSDDVDTDLIYHNKYLAETDPKNMPQYAFEYYPGKENFAKEVKPGDFVVAGKNFGCGSSREHAVYCLEYAGIPCVLAETCSRIYYRNAINNGYPVLFVKGLSEAIKEGKIKDGDQLEVELSTGTIKDATNGNVFHGDAVSDLENDIMKAGGLMNYMKAKAGAK; encoded by the coding sequence ATGAGCGAAATTCTCAAAGGCAGAGCATGGGTATTCAGCGATGACGTCGATACCGACCTCATCTACCACAACAAATATCTCGCGGAGACCGACCCCAAGAATATGCCGCAGTATGCCTTCGAATACTATCCCGGCAAAGAAAACTTCGCCAAAGAAGTGAAGCCTGGCGATTTTGTGGTGGCCGGCAAGAACTTCGGCTGCGGCTCCAGCCGTGAACACGCGGTCTATTGCCTCGAGTACGCCGGGATCCCTTGTGTCCTCGCGGAAACCTGCAGCCGCATTTACTATAGAAACGCGATCAACAACGGCTATCCCGTCCTATTTGTGAAGGGCCTATCGGAAGCTATAAAAGAAGGAAAGATAAAGGACGGCGACCAACTTGAGGTAGAGCTGTCAACTGGAACGATCAAAGACGCCACCAACGGCAACGTATTCCACGGCGACGCGGTCAGCGATCTTGAGAACGATATAATGAAAGCCGGCGGCCTTATGAATTACATGAAGGCCAAAGCCGGTGCGAAATAA
- a CDS encoding 3-isopropylmalate dehydratase small subunit — protein sequence MSVKGKVWKYGDDVNTDVIFPGKYTYTIKERADMAKVACEDLDPEFNKNAKPGDIIVGGKNWGCGSSREQAVTCIKERGIAAIIAKSFARIYYRNCFNEGLPIIICPAAVEAIKAGDEVEIDFERGVIIAGGKEYPFPPYPEFVQGLIKDGGLIPHVKKELGLA from the coding sequence ATGTCTGTAAAAGGTAAAGTCTGGAAATACGGCGACGACGTGAACACCGACGTCATTTTCCCGGGGAAATACACCTACACCATCAAGGAACGCGCCGACATGGCCAAGGTGGCCTGCGAAGACCTTGACCCCGAGTTCAACAAAAACGCGAAGCCCGGCGACATCATCGTCGGCGGCAAAAACTGGGGCTGCGGCTCCAGCCGCGAGCAGGCCGTCACCTGCATCAAAGAGCGCGGCATAGCGGCGATCATCGCCAAGAGCTTCGCGCGCATCTACTACCGCAACTGTTTCAACGAAGGGCTGCCGATCATCATCTGCCCGGCGGCGGTCGAAGCGATCAAAGCTGGCGACGAAGTGGAGATAGACTTCGAACGCGGAGTGATAATCGCCGGCGGCAAGGAATATCCCTTCCCGCCCTATCCAGAATTCGTGCAGGGGCTCATAAAGGACGGTGGGCTCATCCCACACGTCAAGAAGGAGCTCGGCTTAGCGTAA
- a CDS encoding GntR family transcriptional regulator, with translation MPKTSLADYAAKEIRGLIENNKLMPGAHINIDLLAKDIGISQTPIREALKKLIAEGVAVYEPKVGYSVRNLTLYEYLQVSEIHQVLETYLVKELAKMPFIVDMDSLRKINEDLGEHIAKNDIEGIGRANDLFHRKLFENYYNKLFVARLFSLWNEVRSQRNIMYKNKIFTNKIVGEHEAILAAISNGDAEAAEKAMTDHYVSGRESAIICFPVKV, from the coding sequence TTGCCAAAAACATCGCTTGCTGATTACGCCGCCAAAGAAATAAGGGGTCTTATTGAAAATAATAAGCTGATGCCCGGGGCTCACATAAACATAGACCTTCTTGCAAAGGATATTGGCATTAGCCAGACACCGATCCGTGAGGCGCTGAAAAAACTTATCGCCGAGGGAGTTGCCGTCTATGAACCCAAAGTCGGTTACTCTGTTCGTAACTTGACTTTGTACGAGTATCTTCAGGTTTCGGAGATACACCAGGTTCTAGAGACATATCTTGTAAAAGAGCTTGCCAAAATGCCTTTTATTGTCGACATGGATTCCTTGAGGAAGATCAATGAGGATCTGGGTGAGCATATCGCAAAAAACGATATCGAAGGTATCGGCCGTGCCAACGATCTCTTCCACAGAAAGCTTTTTGAGAATTACTATAATAAATTATTTGTCGCCCGCCTATTCAGCCTTTGGAATGAAGTCCGCTCACAGCGGAATATAATGTATAAGAATAAGATTTTTACCAATAAAATTGTTGGAGAACATGAGGCAATCCTGGCTGCGATCTCGAATGGAGATGCCGAGGCCGCGGAGAAAGCTATGACGGATCATTATGTAAGCGGCAGGGAAAGCGCGATTATTTGTTTCCCCGTAAAGGTATAG
- a CDS encoding MFS transporter, producing MPSVCRAPQSRNKKILLLALGFFFNFGYSNVSYLLPVYYAHVGYSAARAGALVSAFYFATLLFRLLLGMMIPRFGFRKFLAAGGVLSIAGSLAVALSGGHFLPALAARILFGAASAFTQISLATYQSLAFREEERGLAYSIIMAGGLAPMMTAVPVADWLLAHGYFNSYISIPVIFAVAMAAVTIFALDTDDVALSASHAAVSPFSGMGECFRMPAVALSLFMVFTFSIVDAASSFMAPMTASFGTMSSYFLSTNAAVGVAVRLFFGKVLDRYPRWKLSAPITAAMALLLLLASVNPGRASLMILGFLFGIGMGFGFPLHLALVSDHSPRRLQPQAVSIMWFTIALDFAVVPLATSYISEATDAVFSFRTVVLTALACCAFAAFMWRKLERAGRI from the coding sequence GTGCCTTCTGTATGCCGCGCGCCGCAGAGCAGAAATAAAAAAATACTTTTGCTCGCTCTGGGCTTCTTCTTTAACTTCGGATATTCGAACGTCTCGTATCTTCTGCCGGTATACTACGCCCACGTCGGCTATTCTGCCGCGCGCGCCGGCGCGCTCGTATCGGCCTTCTATTTCGCGACGCTTCTTTTCCGCCTTCTGCTCGGCATGATGATACCGCGCTTCGGCTTCAGAAAATTTTTGGCGGCAGGCGGCGTGCTGTCGATCGCCGGTTCGCTCGCCGTCGCATTGTCGGGCGGCCATTTCCTGCCCGCCTTGGCGGCGCGTATACTCTTCGGCGCGGCATCGGCTTTCACGCAGATATCGCTTGCCACCTATCAGTCGCTCGCGTTCCGCGAGGAGGAACGCGGGCTAGCGTACTCGATCATCATGGCGGGGGGGCTCGCTCCGATGATGACCGCCGTGCCCGTCGCCGACTGGTTGCTCGCCCACGGATATTTCAATTCCTACATTTCCATTCCCGTGATTTTCGCGGTCGCGATGGCGGCGGTGACGATTTTCGCGCTCGATACCGACGACGTGGCGCTCAGCGCGTCGCACGCCGCGGTTTCGCCGTTCTCAGGCATGGGAGAATGCTTCAGGATGCCCGCAGTGGCGCTGTCGCTCTTCATGGTCTTCACCTTTTCGATCGTGGACGCCGCGTCCTCCTTCATGGCGCCAATGACGGCGAGCTTCGGCACTATGTCCTCGTACTTCCTTTCGACTAACGCCGCGGTCGGCGTCGCCGTGCGCCTATTCTTTGGAAAAGTGCTCGACAGATACCCGAGATGGAAGCTCTCCGCGCCGATAACCGCGGCGATGGCGCTACTGCTGCTGCTTGCGTCGGTGAACCCGGGGCGCGCCTCCCTGATGATTTTAGGCTTCTTGTTCGGAATAGGGATGGGCTTCGGCTTCCCGCTGCACTTAGCGCTCGTCTCGGATCACTCGCCGCGCCGCCTTCAGCCTCAGGCCGTCTCGATAATGTGGTTCACGATCGCGCTTGACTTCGCCGTCGTGCCGCTCGCGACTTCCTATATAAGCGAGGCGACGGACGCCGTCTTCAGCTTTCGCACGGTAGTTTTGACCGCGCTGGCCTGCTGCGCCTTCGCGGCCTTCATGTGGCGCAAGCTGGAGCGCGCCGGCCGGATCTGA
- a CDS encoding amidohydrolase family protein, whose amino-acid sequence MKIIDSHVHIYPEFLKKERDKIAAREPWFDLLTSSKVQKWGVAEELIEAMDAAGIESSFATTFAFRDIGLCREMNDYLFDAAKRFAGRITPLAVVPPTDAGAPAEAERAFDMGAAGIGELFPDGQGFDMADASQLRALCEMCRERGKFIMFHTAEQAGHSYAGKGAYGAREAAAFCRNFPLVRVIFAHFGGGLWAFSAMPEMRLLMVNARFDTAAWPWLYEPRVMDAIFAVGAGDKIFFGSDWPILGFERYAKLIGKTSLAEEEKSALLGGSAEKFLRQEP is encoded by the coding sequence ATGAAGATAATCGATTCTCATGTGCATATATATCCCGAATTCCTCAAAAAAGAGCGCGATAAAATCGCGGCGCGCGAGCCATGGTTCGACCTGCTGACCTCTTCGAAGGTGCAGAAGTGGGGAGTCGCGGAGGAATTGATAGAAGCGATGGACGCGGCCGGAATAGAAAGCTCCTTCGCCACGACCTTCGCCTTCCGCGACATAGGGCTCTGCCGCGAGATGAACGACTACCTCTTCGACGCGGCGAAGCGCTTCGCCGGTCGCATCACGCCGCTTGCCGTCGTGCCTCCGACGGACGCCGGCGCGCCCGCCGAGGCCGAACGCGCGTTCGATATGGGCGCGGCGGGCATAGGCGAGCTCTTCCCCGACGGACAGGGATTCGACATGGCCGACGCCTCTCAGCTTCGCGCGCTATGCGAGATGTGCCGCGAGCGCGGGAAATTCATAATGTTCCACACCGCGGAACAGGCCGGACACAGCTACGCCGGCAAGGGCGCGTACGGCGCGCGCGAGGCGGCCGCCTTCTGCCGCAACTTTCCGCTCGTCCGCGTGATATTCGCCCACTTCGGCGGCGGACTGTGGGCCTTCTCGGCTATGCCAGAAATGCGCCTCCTCATGGTGAACGCGCGCTTCGACACGGCGGCGTGGCCGTGGCTATACGAGCCGCGCGTCATGGACGCGATATTCGCGGTCGGGGCCGGCGATAAGATTTTCTTCGGCTCGGACTGGCCGATACTCGGCTTCGAACGATACGCGAAGCTGATAGGAAAGACGAGTCTGGCGGAAGAGGAAAAATCCGCCCTGCTCGGCGGCAGCGCCGAAAAATTCCTGCGGCAGGAGCCTTAA